The Streptomyces nigra genome includes the window GCTCAACTAAACTGGCCGCACAAGGAGGTACCGACATGCCTGCAGTGACCGTCGAGAACCCGCTGACGCTGCCCCGCGTCGCCGCGCCCGCGGAGGCCGTGGCCCGTCCCGTGCTCACCGTCACGACCGCGCCGAGCGGTTTCGAGGGTGAGGGCTTCCCGGTGCGCCGCGCGTTCGCCGGGATCAACTACCGCCATCTGGACCCGTTCATCATGATGGACCAGATGGGCGAGGTGGAGTACGCGCCGGGCGAGCCGAAGGGCACCCCCTGGCATCCGCACCGCGGCTTCGAGACCGTCACCTACATCATCGACGGGATCTTCGACCACCAGGACAGCAACGGCGGCGGTGGCACGATCACCAACGGCGACACCCAGTGGATGACCGCGGGCTCGGGCCTCCTGCACATCGAGGCGCCGCCGGAGGCCCTCGTCATGTCCGGCGGCCTCTTCCACGGCCTGCAGCTGTGGGTGAACCTCCCGGCCAGGGACAAGATGATGGCCCCGCGCTACCAGGACATCCGCGGCGGCAGCGTCCAGCTGCTCACCACGCCCGACGGCGGCGCGCTGCTGCGTGTCATCGCCGGTGAGCTGGACGGGCACGCCGGTCCCGGCATCACGCACACGCCGATCACGATGATCC containing:
- a CDS encoding pirin family protein is translated as MPAVTVENPLTLPRVAAPAEAVARPVLTVTTAPSGFEGEGFPVRRAFAGINYRHLDPFIMMDQMGEVEYAPGEPKGTPWHPHRGFETVTYIIDGIFDHQDSNGGGGTITNGDTQWMTAGSGLLHIEAPPEALVMSGGLFHGLQLWVNLPARDKMMAPRYQDIRGGSVQLLTTPDGGALLRVIAGELDGHAGPGITHTPITMIHATVAPGAEVTLPWREDFNGLAYVLAGKGSVGAERRPIHLGQTAVFGAGGSLTVRADEKQDSHTPDLEVVLLGGRPIREPMAHYGPFVMNTKDELMQAFEDFQKGRLGTVPAVHGMSADGPDQD